In one window of Chloroflexota bacterium DNA:
- the msrP gene encoding protein-methionine-sulfoxide reductase catalytic subunit MsrP, whose amino-acid sequence MIKIPSSEITPEHVYLSRREFLKEMGLAVAGSFLLSACGATDSPHVDDGEAASGLADELGDPATPYETITGYNNYYEFSTHKETVAPSSKDFQTSPWTVQVGGLVNNPKTYDLDDLRRAFDQEEHIYRLRCVEAWSMVIPWTGFPLAKLLKEADPKTEAKFARFETLYDPAQMPGQKSGWYAWPYVEGLRLDEAMNDLALMVTGLYGKDLPPQNGAPLRLAVPWKYGFKSIKAIVKIELVEEKPISLWMAAAPREYGFYANVNPEVDHPRWSQATERRLGELERRPTLMFNGYEEEVGYLYEGMDLRQDVSGNY is encoded by the coding sequence ATGATAAAAATTCCGTCGTCTGAAATCACCCCCGAGCACGTTTATCTCTCGCGGCGAGAGTTTCTCAAAGAGATGGGCCTCGCCGTGGCCGGCTCATTCCTGTTGAGCGCCTGCGGCGCGACGGACTCGCCCCACGTGGACGACGGTGAAGCCGCCTCCGGTTTGGCCGACGAGTTGGGCGACCCGGCCACGCCCTACGAAACAATCACCGGCTACAACAACTACTACGAGTTCTCCACTCATAAGGAGACGGTCGCCCCTTCGTCCAAAGACTTCCAGACATCGCCGTGGACGGTGCAAGTCGGCGGGCTGGTTAATAACCCAAAGACTTACGACCTGGACGACCTTCGCCGGGCCTTCGATCAGGAAGAGCACATCTATCGCCTGCGTTGCGTCGAAGCCTGGTCAATGGTCATTCCCTGGACGGGATTCCCGCTGGCGAAGTTGCTCAAGGAAGCCGATCCTAAAACCGAGGCCAAGTTCGCGCGTTTCGAGACGCTCTACGACCCGGCGCAAATGCCGGGCCAGAAGAGCGGCTGGTACGCCTGGCCTTACGTGGAAGGTTTGCGGCTGGATGAGGCGATGAACGACCTGGCGTTGATGGTCACCGGACTCTACGGCAAAGACCTGCCGCCGCAAAATGGCGCGCCGCTCCGCCTGGCCGTGCCGTGGAAGTATGGCTTTAAAAGCATCAAGGCAATTGTGAAGATCGAACTGGTGGAGGAGAAACCTATTTCACTGTGGATGGCCGCCGCCCCGCGTGAGTACGGCTTTTATGCCAACGTCAACCCCGAAGTGGATCATCCGCGCTGGTCGCAAGCCACCGAGCGCCGCCTCGGCGAGCTTGAACGTCGCCCGACGCTAATGTTCAACGGTTATGAAGAAGAAGTGGGTTATCTCTACGAAGGCATGGACTTGCGCCAGGACGTGAGCGGCAACTATTAG
- a CDS encoding single-stranded DNA-binding protein, which produces MPALNQVQLIGNLGKDPETRFTPTGKKVCHFTLAVNRRGATEADWFLVEAWDRLGEVCQQYLAKGRLVYIAGRLKTDRWTDDKGETHYRTQVVARQMQMLDRKPEEQDVAAEGEEAES; this is translated from the coding sequence ATGCCCGCTCTCAACCAGGTTCAACTCATCGGCAACCTTGGCAAAGACCCGGAGACCCGCTTCACGCCGACCGGCAAGAAGGTCTGCCACTTCACCCTGGCCGTCAACCGGCGCGGCGCAACCGAGGCCGACTGGTTCCTCGTCGAAGCCTGGGATCGGCTGGGCGAAGTTTGCCAGCAATATCTCGCCAAAGGCCGGCTGGTTTACATCGCCGGTCGCCTCAAAACCGACCGCTGGACCGACGACAAAGGCGAGACCCACTATCGCACTCAAGTTGTGGCCCGGCAGATGCAAATGCTCGACCGCAAGCCCGAAGAGCAGGACGTGGCCGCCGAGGGTGAAGAAGCCGAGTCGTGA